A part of Quatrionicoccus australiensis genomic DNA contains:
- a CDS encoding TAXI family TRAP transporter solute-binding subunit, giving the protein MMARIKASLLSLRDLFATAWWIFLIVGIGFVVAYQFVEPAPPKHIVITTGSESGAYYQFANRYAAILAKNGITLEVKTSAGSLENLERLKNDEAQIGFVQGGVVPPKEDPDAEDDSGLLSLGSLFYEPVWVFYRGEKKLDRLTDLRGKRIAIGQEGSGVRQLAQQLLVANEIPLGRNLVPVAGLKAAEELQQGRIDAAFIIAAESAPVVQVLLRSPGVRLMSFAQANAYQRRFPFLTRLTLPQGVADLVRDYPPEDIKVLAPTANLIIRDDLHPALQTLLLQALSDVHGKSGFFQDAGEFPSYMDQMLPLSPDAARYFKSGSPFLQRYLPFWLAVLIDRLIVLLVPIIALLIPLLKIAPAIYTWRVRSKIFRIYGELKFLEEDIKQHSDIERAGEYRLRLDTLEDEASQLHVPLGFTDLVYTLREHVNLVRQALHKLEKTA; this is encoded by the coding sequence ATGATGGCCAGGATCAAAGCCAGTCTGCTGTCGCTGCGCGACCTGTTTGCCACCGCCTGGTGGATCTTCCTGATCGTCGGCATCGGTTTCGTCGTCGCCTACCAGTTCGTCGAGCCGGCTCCGCCCAAACACATCGTGATCACCACCGGCAGCGAGTCCGGCGCCTACTACCAGTTCGCCAACCGTTACGCCGCGATCCTCGCCAAGAACGGCATCACGCTGGAAGTGAAGACCTCGGCCGGCTCGCTGGAAAATCTCGAACGTCTCAAGAATGACGAGGCGCAGATCGGTTTCGTCCAGGGCGGTGTCGTGCCGCCCAAGGAAGATCCGGATGCCGAAGACGATTCCGGCCTGCTCTCGCTGGGCAGCCTGTTCTACGAGCCGGTCTGGGTGTTCTATCGCGGCGAGAAAAAGCTCGACCGCCTGACCGACCTGCGCGGCAAACGCATTGCGATCGGCCAGGAAGGCTCCGGCGTGCGCCAGCTGGCGCAGCAACTGCTGGTCGCCAACGAAATTCCGCTCGGCCGCAACCTGGTGCCGGTCGCCGGCCTGAAGGCCGCCGAAGAACTGCAGCAGGGCCGCATCGACGCCGCCTTCATCATTGCCGCCGAAAGCGCGCCGGTGGTGCAGGTGCTGCTGCGCTCGCCCGGCGTGCGCCTGATGAGTTTCGCCCAGGCCAACGCCTACCAGCGCCGCTTTCCCTTCCTGACCCGGCTGACGCTGCCGCAGGGCGTTGCCGACCTGGTGCGCGACTATCCGCCGGAAGACATCAAGGTGCTGGCGCCGACTGCCAACCTGATCATCCGCGACGACCTGCATCCGGCGCTGCAAACCCTGCTCCTGCAGGCGCTCAGCGACGTGCATGGCAAGTCCGGCTTCTTCCAGGATGCCGGCGAGTTCCCGTCCTACATGGACCAGATGCTGCCGCTGTCGCCCGACGCGGCGCGCTATTTCAAGTCCGGTTCGCCCTTCCTGCAGCGCTACCTGCCGTTCTGGCTGGCGGTGCTGATCGACCGCCTGATCGTGCTGCTGGTGCCGATCATCGCCCTGCTCATCCCGCTGCTCAAGATCGCCCCGGCGATCTACACCTGGCGCGTGCGTTCGAAGATCTTCCGCATCTACGGCGAGCTGAAATTCCTCGAGGAAGACATCAAGCAGCATTCCGATATCGAGCGAGCCGGCGAATACCGCCTGCGCCTCGATACGCTGGAAGACGAAGCCAGCCAGTTGCACGTGCCGCTCGGCTTCACCGACCTCGTCTACACCCTGCGCGAACACGTCAACCTGGTGCGCCAGGCCCTGCACAAACTGGAAAAGACCGCATGA
- a CDS encoding quinone oxidoreductase family protein, translating to MPHAIRIHQAGGPEVLRWEEVLVPAPAAGEATIRHAAVGLNFIDVYHRTGLYPQIMPAGLGLEGAGVVEALGDGVTDLRVGDRVAYAGGPVGAYAEVRNIPAHRLLKLPDTISFETAAAMMLQGLTAAYLLRKTYRVQPGDAVLIHAAAGGVGLIACQWAKALGATVIGTVGSAAKGELAKAHGCGHVIDYSSENFSQRVREITGGEGVAVVYDGVGKDTFIGSLDSLRTMGMMVAYGNASGPVPPLDLLLLSQKGSLFVTRPTLMNYTAKRADLEALGAELFAMVGSGRVRIEVNQRYALKDAELAHRDLEARRTTGSTILLP from the coding sequence ATGCCCCACGCCATACGCATCCATCAGGCCGGAGGTCCGGAAGTCCTGCGCTGGGAGGAAGTCCTTGTCCCGGCGCCCGCCGCGGGCGAAGCGACCATCCGCCATGCCGCGGTCGGCCTCAATTTCATCGACGTCTATCACCGCACCGGCCTCTATCCGCAGATCATGCCGGCCGGGCTTGGCCTGGAAGGCGCCGGTGTGGTCGAGGCGCTCGGCGACGGCGTGACGGATCTCCGGGTCGGCGATCGCGTCGCCTATGCCGGCGGCCCGGTCGGCGCCTATGCCGAAGTGCGCAACATCCCGGCGCATCGCCTGCTCAAGCTGCCCGACACGATTTCCTTCGAAACGGCCGCCGCGATGATGCTGCAGGGCCTGACCGCCGCCTACCTGCTGCGCAAGACTTACCGCGTGCAGCCCGGCGATGCCGTGCTGATTCACGCCGCCGCCGGCGGCGTCGGCCTGATCGCCTGCCAGTGGGCGAAGGCGCTCGGTGCGACGGTGATCGGCACAGTGGGCTCCGCCGCCAAAGGCGAACTCGCGAAGGCGCACGGTTGCGGCCACGTCATCGACTACAGCAGCGAGAATTTCAGCCAGCGCGTGCGTGAGATCACCGGCGGCGAAGGTGTCGCGGTGGTTTATGACGGCGTCGGCAAGGACACCTTCATCGGCTCGCTCGACAGCCTGCGGACTATGGGCATGATGGTCGCCTACGGCAATGCCTCCGGTCCGGTGCCGCCGCTCGATCTGCTGCTGTTGTCGCAGAAGGGCTCGCTATTCGTGACCCGGCCGACGCTGATGAACTACACCGCCAAGCGGGCTGATCTCGAGGCGCTGGGCGCCGAGCTGTTCGCGATGGTCGGTTCCGGCCGCGTGCGCATCGAAGTCAACCAGCGCTATGCGCTGAAAGACGCCGAACTGGCACATCGCGACCTGGAAGCCCGCCGCACTACCGGCTCCACCATACTGCTTCCATGA
- a CDS encoding UvrD-helicase domain-containing protein, which translates to MSDLLANLNSPQLQAVTLPPVHALILAGAGSGKTRVLTTRIAWLMSTNQVGPHGLLAVTFTNKAAKEMTARLAALVPINTRGMWIGTFHGLCNRLLRAHYREAGLPQTFQILDTADQLAMVKRLLKNLNIDDEKYPPRELVHFINAHKEQGIRAAQAEAYDNFTQKRVELYTEYENQCNREGVVDFAELLLRCYELLQRNEPLRRHYQERFRYILVDEFQDTNKLQYAWLQLLAGGGAKVFAVGDDDQSIYAFRGAEVGNMRDFEREYAGDNIIRLEQNYRSHGNILAAANALIKNNRERLGKNLWTDAGEGEPIRCFEGYSDLDEARFVVEEIRELVRDGISPTQIALLYRSNAQSRVLENELFTKNVPYKVYGGLRFFERQEIKHALAYLRLLGNPDDDTAFLRVVNFPTRGIGARSLENLQATAHQMNSSLYNAAASLTGKAGQTVGAFIRLVEQLRVETEGLPLPEVVEHVIEKSGLAQHYRTEKEGQDRLENLDELINAAATFVDDEGAIGEGGALVSFLTLASLEAGEHQAGEGQEAVQLMSVHAAKGLEFDVVFITGLEQGLFPHENSVNQGRDGLEEERRLMYVAVTRARQRLYLTCAQTRMLHGQTRYCVPSSFLDEIPENLLKKLNKKAEPASSVPAFGQFGGGYAEPVSGGLRIGMSVEHAKFGLGVIVSTEGRGADARVQVNFGGAGMKWLALEYAKLTPV; encoded by the coding sequence ATGTCCGATCTCCTCGCCAACCTGAATTCCCCGCAGCTGCAGGCCGTTACGCTGCCCCCCGTGCATGCCCTGATCCTGGCCGGCGCCGGCAGCGGCAAGACGCGCGTGCTGACCACGCGCATCGCCTGGCTGATGTCCACCAACCAGGTCGGACCGCACGGTCTGCTGGCCGTGACCTTCACCAACAAGGCGGCCAAGGAAATGACGGCGCGCCTGGCAGCGCTGGTGCCGATCAACACGCGCGGCATGTGGATCGGTACCTTCCACGGCCTGTGCAACCGCCTGCTGCGTGCGCACTACCGCGAAGCCGGCCTGCCGCAGACCTTCCAGATTCTCGATACGGCCGACCAGCTGGCGATGGTCAAGCGCCTGCTGAAGAACCTCAATATTGATGACGAGAAATATCCGCCGCGCGAACTGGTGCATTTCATCAATGCGCACAAGGAGCAGGGCATCCGTGCCGCGCAGGCCGAGGCTTACGACAATTTCACGCAGAAGCGCGTCGAGCTGTACACCGAGTACGAAAACCAGTGCAACCGCGAGGGGGTCGTCGATTTCGCCGAACTGCTGCTGCGCTGTTATGAATTGCTGCAGCGCAACGAGCCGCTGCGCCGGCATTACCAGGAGCGTTTCCGCTACATCCTGGTCGACGAGTTCCAGGATACCAACAAGCTGCAATACGCCTGGCTGCAACTCCTGGCCGGTGGCGGCGCCAAGGTTTTCGCGGTCGGCGACGACGACCAGAGCATCTACGCCTTCCGTGGCGCCGAGGTCGGCAACATGCGCGATTTCGAGCGCGAATACGCCGGCGACAACATCATCCGCCTCGAGCAGAACTACCGCTCGCACGGCAACATCCTGGCCGCCGCCAATGCGCTGATCAAGAACAACCGCGAGCGCCTCGGCAAGAACCTGTGGACCGACGCCGGCGAGGGCGAACCGATTCGCTGTTTCGAGGGCTATTCCGACCTCGACGAGGCGCGCTTCGTCGTCGAGGAAATCCGCGAACTGGTGCGCGACGGCATTTCGCCGACCCAGATCGCGCTGCTCTACCGCTCCAACGCCCAGTCGCGCGTGCTCGAAAACGAGTTGTTCACGAAGAACGTGCCGTACAAGGTCTATGGCGGCCTGCGCTTCTTCGAGCGCCAGGAAATCAAGCACGCGCTGGCCTACCTGCGCCTGCTCGGCAACCCGGACGACGACACCGCCTTCCTGCGCGTCGTCAATTTCCCGACGCGCGGCATCGGTGCCCGTTCGCTGGAAAACCTGCAGGCCACGGCGCACCAGATGAATTCCAGCCTCTACAACGCGGCCGCTTCGCTGACCGGCAAGGCCGGCCAGACAGTCGGTGCCTTCATCCGCCTGGTCGAGCAACTGCGTGTCGAGACGGAAGGCCTGCCGTTGCCGGAAGTGGTCGAGCATGTCATCGAGAAGTCCGGTCTGGCACAGCATTACCGCACCGAGAAGGAAGGCCAGGACCGGCTGGAGAATCTGGACGAACTGATCAATGCCGCCGCCACCTTCGTCGATGACGAAGGCGCGATCGGCGAGGGCGGCGCGCTGGTCTCCTTCCTCACCCTGGCTTCGCTCGAAGCTGGCGAGCATCAGGCGGGCGAAGGCCAGGAGGCTGTCCAGCTGATGTCGGTGCACGCCGCCAAGGGCCTGGAATTCGACGTCGTCTTCATCACCGGTCTCGAGCAGGGCCTGTTCCCGCACGAGAATTCGGTGAACCAGGGGCGCGACGGGCTGGAGGAAGAGCGTCGCCTGATGTACGTCGCGGTGACCCGCGCCCGCCAGCGTCTCTACCTGACCTGCGCCCAGACCCGCATGCTGCACGGCCAGACGCGCTACTGCGTGCCGTCCAGCTTCCTCGACGAAATCCCGGAAAACCTGCTCAAGAAGCTCAACAAGAAGGCCGAGCCGGCGTCATCGGTACCGGCCTTCGGCCAGTTCGGCGGCGGCTATGCCGAGCCGGTCAGCGGCGGCCTGCGCATCGGCATGAGCGTCGAGCACGCCAAGTTCGGTCTCGGCGTCATCGTATCGACCGAAGGGCGCGGCGCCGATGCGCGCGTCCAGGTCAATTTCGGCGGTGCCGGCATGAAATGGCTGGCCCTGGAGTACGCCAAGCTGACGCCGGTTTGA
- the leuS gene encoding leucine--tRNA ligase, with product MQDKYTPADIERAAQSHWNKTGAARAVEDATKPKYYCLSMFPYPSGKLHMGHVRNYTIGDVLSRFHKMQGFNVLQPMGWDAFGMPAENAALQNNVPPAGWTYSNIDYMRKQLQSLGFAIDWEREFATCTPEYYRWEQWLFTRLYEKGLVYKKLGTVNWDPVDHTVLANEQVIDGRGWRSGALIEKREIPMYYMKITAYAEELLAELDNLQGWPEQVRLMQKNWIGKSTGVRFAFPVVASGAAAPTSPPLQGEGSGVGMGSADDANEKLWVFTTRADTIMGVTFVAVAAEHPLAQRAAVNNPELANFIEECKKGGVAEADIATMEKKGMPTGIFVTHPLTGEQVEVWVGNYVLMSYGDGAVMAVPAHDERDFAFALKYNLPIKQVVAVEGETFSDQAWAESYADKVKGKLVNSGKYDGLGYEAAVDAIAADLAAKDLGDKKVQFRLRDWGISRQRYWGCPIPIIHCKTCGDVPVPDEQLPVVLPENVEITGAGSPLARMPEFYECKCPKCGGDARRETDTMDTFFESSWYFLRYACPDNTTAMVDERVAYWCKGGIDQYIGGIEHAILHLLYSRFFTKLMRDVGLIGDLGEPFANLLTQGMVVAPTFYRELDGGKKQWINPADVDVVTDEKGRPTGATLRADSLPVVIGGTEKMSKSKNNGVDPQALIDQYGADTARLFIMFASPPDQSLEWSDAGVEGAYRFLRRLWKTTYDHVQAGLVDAKIEQNSLSTAQADLRRKLHQTMGKVADDYGRRKQFNTAIAAVMELLNAYDKCELSDATGRKLAQETLESIALLLFPIVPHIGQALYAELKPGQDAGNQAFPKADPAALKQDEIELMVQVNGKLRGSIRVAAEADKASIEAAALASEGAVKFMEGKPAKKVVVVPGRLVNIVV from the coding sequence ATGCAGGACAAATACACCCCGGCCGATATCGAACGTGCAGCCCAGAGCCACTGGAACAAAACCGGTGCCGCCCGCGCCGTCGAGGACGCCACCAAGCCCAAGTACTACTGCCTTTCGATGTTCCCGTATCCGTCGGGCAAGCTGCACATGGGGCATGTCCGCAACTACACGATCGGCGACGTGCTGTCGCGCTTCCACAAGATGCAGGGCTTCAACGTGCTGCAACCGATGGGCTGGGACGCCTTCGGCATGCCGGCCGAGAATGCCGCGCTGCAGAACAACGTGCCGCCGGCCGGGTGGACCTATTCCAACATCGACTACATGCGCAAACAGCTGCAGTCGCTCGGTTTCGCCATCGACTGGGAACGCGAATTCGCGACCTGCACGCCGGAGTATTACCGCTGGGAACAATGGCTGTTCACCCGCCTTTATGAAAAGGGCCTGGTGTACAAGAAGCTCGGTACCGTGAACTGGGACCCGGTCGATCACACCGTGCTCGCCAACGAACAGGTCATCGACGGCCGCGGCTGGCGTTCCGGCGCGCTGATCGAGAAGCGCGAGATCCCCATGTACTACATGAAGATCACCGCCTACGCCGAAGAACTGCTGGCCGAGCTCGACAACCTGCAAGGCTGGCCCGAGCAGGTGCGCCTGATGCAGAAGAACTGGATCGGCAAGAGCACCGGCGTGCGCTTCGCCTTTCCGGTCGTGGCCTCCGGCGCAGCCGCACCAACCTCCCCGCCCCTTCAAGGGGAGGGGTCGGGGGTGGGGATGGGTTCTGCTGACGACGCCAACGAAAAGCTGTGGGTATTCACCACCCGCGCCGACACCATCATGGGCGTCACCTTCGTTGCCGTCGCCGCCGAGCATCCGCTGGCGCAGCGCGCAGCGGTGAACAACCCGGAACTGGCCAATTTCATTGAAGAATGCAAGAAGGGCGGCGTTGCCGAGGCCGACATCGCGACGATGGAAAAGAAGGGCATGCCGACCGGCATTTTCGTCACGCATCCGCTGACCGGCGAGCAGGTCGAAGTCTGGGTCGGCAACTACGTGCTGATGAGCTACGGCGACGGTGCGGTGATGGCCGTGCCGGCGCACGACGAGCGCGATTTCGCGTTTGCGCTGAAGTACAACTTGCCGATCAAGCAGGTCGTCGCCGTCGAAGGTGAAACCTTCAGCGACCAGGCCTGGGCCGAGTCCTACGCCGACAAGGTCAAGGGCAAGCTGGTCAATTCCGGCAAATACGACGGTCTCGGCTACGAAGCCGCCGTCGACGCCATCGCCGCCGACCTCGCCGCCAAGGATCTCGGCGACAAGAAGGTGCAGTTCCGCCTGCGCGACTGGGGCATTTCCCGCCAGCGTTACTGGGGCTGCCCGATCCCGATCATCCATTGCAAGACCTGTGGCGACGTGCCGGTGCCGGACGAGCAATTGCCCGTCGTCCTGCCCGAGAACGTCGAGATCACCGGCGCCGGTTCGCCGCTCGCCAGGATGCCCGAGTTCTACGAGTGCAAGTGTCCGAAGTGCGGCGGCGACGCCCGCCGTGAAACCGACACCATGGACACCTTCTTCGAGTCGTCCTGGTACTTCCTGCGCTACGCCTGCCCGGACAACACCACGGCCATGGTCGACGAGCGCGTCGCCTACTGGTGCAAGGGCGGCATCGACCAGTACATCGGCGGTATCGAGCACGCCATCCTGCATTTGCTGTACTCGCGCTTCTTCACCAAGCTGATGCGCGATGTCGGCCTGATCGGCGACTTGGGCGAGCCCTTCGCCAACCTGCTGACGCAGGGCATGGTCGTCGCCCCGACCTTCTACCGCGAACTCGACGGCGGCAAGAAGCAATGGATCAACCCGGCCGACGTCGATGTCGTCACCGACGAGAAAGGTCGCCCGACCGGCGCCACCTTGCGCGCCGACAGCCTGCCGGTGGTCATCGGCGGCACCGAGAAGATGTCCAAGTCGAAGAACAACGGCGTCGATCCGCAGGCACTGATCGACCAGTACGGCGCCGACACGGCGCGTCTGTTCATCATGTTCGCCTCGCCGCCCGATCAGTCGCTGGAATGGTCCGACGCCGGCGTCGAAGGCGCCTACCGCTTCCTGCGCCGTTTGTGGAAGACGACTTACGACCACGTCCAGGCCGGTCTGGTCGACGCGAAAATCGAGCAAAATTCGTTGTCGACCGCCCAGGCCGACCTGCGCCGCAAGCTGCACCAGACCATGGGCAAGGTGGCCGACGATTACGGCCGCCGCAAGCAGTTCAACACGGCGATTGCCGCGGTCATGGAACTGTTGAACGCCTACGACAAGTGCGAGCTGTCCGACGCCACCGGCCGCAAGCTCGCCCAGGAAACCCTGGAAAGCATCGCGCTGCTGCTCTTCCCCATCGTGCCGCACATCGGCCAGGCGCTCTATGCCGAGCTGAAGCCGGGCCAGGATGCCGGCAACCAGGCCTTCCCGAAAGCCGATCCGGCCGCGCTCAAGCAGGATGAAATCGAGCTCATGGTGCAGGTCAACGGCAAGCTGCGCGGCTCCATCCGCGTTGCCGCCGAGGCCGACAAGGCGAGCATCGAAGCCGCCGCGCTGGCTTCCGAAGGCGCCGTCAAGTTCATGGAAGGCAAGCCGGCCAAGAAGGTTGTCGTCGTGCCCGGCCGCCTGGTCAACATCGTCGTTTAA
- a CDS encoding LPS-assembly lipoprotein LptE, producing the protein MRVPFRLLLAVIIAAVLTGCGFHLRGTVSGNLPYKTFYIALPDTSEINVWLQRYIKASGNTEIVSDAQNAEAIFQQVSDGRQKTILSVNAQGRVREYRLQMNYTFRVVNAKGQILVAPSEINLIRDITYNDSAVLAKDLEEAMLWRDMNTDLVNQIMRRLSLIKPKNPDQEEDE; encoded by the coding sequence ATGCGCGTCCCGTTCAGGCTACTGCTCGCAGTGATCATCGCCGCCGTCCTCACCGGCTGCGGCTTCCACCTGCGCGGGACGGTCAGCGGCAATCTGCCCTACAAGACCTTTTACATCGCGCTGCCGGACACCTCCGAAATCAACGTCTGGCTGCAGCGCTACATCAAGGCGAGCGGCAATACCGAAATCGTCAGCGATGCGCAGAACGCCGAAGCCATCTTCCAGCAGGTCAGCGACGGCCGCCAGAAGACCATTCTCAGCGTCAATGCCCAGGGCCGCGTGCGCGAATACCGCCTGCAGATGAATTACACCTTCCGCGTCGTCAATGCCAAAGGGCAGATTCTCGTTGCCCCGAGCGAGATCAACCTGATCCGCGACATTACCTACAACGACTCCGCGGTGCTCGCCAAGGATCTCGAAGAAGCCATGCTGTGGCGTGACATGAACACCGACCTGGTCAACCAGATCATGCGCCGGCTGTCGCTGATCAAGCCGAAGAACCCGGACCAGGAAGAAGACGAGTAA
- the holA gene encoding DNA polymerase III subunit delta — translation MLLRGEQLAAHLERELRPLYVLYGDEPLLVIEAADAIRARSRQMGYSEREVLTVLPQFDWGQLLAAGGNMSLFGDKKLIDLRIPTGKPGKEGSAALQQWCQNLSMDNLLLITLPELDWREEKAVWFTALVNAGVAIKLMAPPLAELPGWIAGRLRRQQQSADGESLKFIAERVEGNLLAAHQEIQKLGLLYPAGQLSAAQIRDAVLNVARYDIEGLREALLAGDIARLTRTLDGLMQEGEAPPLVLWAMSEEIRALTIIRAGMDAGRPVDQLLKDAKVWGPRANPVKKALQRLSTAGLEAALRHAGQIDRLAKGIGQGNIWEEFLRLGLRLSTGR, via the coding sequence ATGCTGCTGCGCGGCGAACAGCTCGCGGCGCACCTCGAACGCGAGTTGCGCCCGCTCTACGTGCTTTATGGCGACGAGCCGCTGCTCGTCATCGAGGCGGCCGACGCCATCCGCGCCCGCTCGCGCCAGATGGGCTACAGCGAACGCGAAGTGCTGACCGTGCTGCCGCAATTCGACTGGGGCCAGTTGCTCGCCGCCGGCGGCAACATGTCATTGTTCGGCGACAAGAAACTGATCGACCTGCGCATTCCCACCGGCAAGCCGGGCAAGGAAGGCAGCGCGGCGCTGCAGCAGTGGTGCCAGAACCTGTCGATGGACAACCTCCTGCTGATCACCCTGCCCGAACTCGACTGGCGCGAGGAAAAGGCGGTCTGGTTCACGGCCCTGGTCAATGCCGGCGTCGCGATCAAGCTGATGGCGCCGCCGCTCGCCGAACTGCCGGGCTGGATTGCCGGTCGCCTGCGCCGGCAGCAGCAGAGCGCCGATGGCGAGAGTCTCAAATTCATCGCCGAGCGCGTCGAAGGCAATCTGCTCGCCGCGCACCAGGAAATCCAGAAACTCGGCCTGCTCTATCCGGCCGGGCAGTTGAGCGCCGCACAGATTCGCGATGCCGTGCTCAATGTCGCCCGCTATGACATCGAAGGCCTGCGCGAGGCGCTGCTCGCCGGCGACATCGCCCGCCTGACGCGGACGCTGGACGGCCTGATGCAGGAAGGCGAAGCGCCGCCGCTGGTGTTGTGGGCGATGAGCGAGGAAATCCGGGCGCTGACGATTATTCGTGCCGGCATGGATGCCGGCCGGCCGGTCGATCAACTGCTCAAGGATGCGAAAGTCTGGGGACCGCGCGCCAACCCGGTGAAAAAGGCCTTGCAGCGCCTGTCGACCGCTGGCCTCGAAGCCGCACTGCGCCACGCCGGCCAGATCGACCGTCTGGCCAAGGGCATCGGCCAGGGCAACATCTGGGAAGAATTCTTGCGACTGGGCCTGCGCCTGAGCACCGGCCGCTAG